The following proteins are co-located in the Tripterygium wilfordii isolate XIE 37 chromosome 2, ASM1340144v1, whole genome shotgun sequence genome:
- the LOC119980632 gene encoding chaperonin CPN60-like 2, mitochondrial, whose protein sequence is MFRIASKLASSISSSTSKKLVCGRVICSRNYAAKDISFGVGARATMLQGVNEVAEAVKVTMGPKGRNVIIEKTHGDPKVTKDGVTVAKSIKFKEKAKNVGADLVKQVASATNTAAGDGTTCATVVTQAILTEGCKSLAAGVNVMDLRTGINIAVDAVISDLKKRALMISTPEEITQVGTISANGEREIGELIARAMEKVGKEGVITVSDGNTMDNELEVVEGMKLSRGYISPYFVTDQKTQKCELENPLILIHDKKISNIESLVNILELALKKKRPLLIVAEDVESDALAMLILNKHHAGLKVCAVKAPGFGDNRRANLEDLAILTGGEVISEERGVTLDKVQDEMFGTAKKVTVSLDDTIILHGGGDKKLIEERCEQLRTAIEKSTAVFDKEKSQERLSKLSGGVAVFKVGGASEAEVGERKDRVTDALNATRAAVEEGIVAGGGVALLYASKILTSLQTENEDQKRGVQIIQNALKAPTLTIASNAGFDGTLVLGKLLEQDDHNWGFDAARGEYVDMVKVGIIDPLKVVRTALVDAASVSMLLTTTEATVVDHQDAKQPPSRMPAMDDMGY, encoded by the exons ATGTTCCGTATTGCTTCAAAGTTAGCTTCCTCCATCAG TTCGTCTACGTCGAAGAAACTG GTCTGTGGCAGGGTCATATGCAGTAGAAATTATGCTGCGAAGGATATCAGTTTTGGTGTTGGAGCTCGTGCAACTATGCTTCAGGGTGTCAATGAGGTTGCAGAAGCTGTAAAAGTCACAATGGGACCAAAG GGGCGTAATGTCATCATTGAGAAAACTCATGGGGATCCCAAGGTCACAAAGGATGGTGTTACTGTtgccaaaagcatcaaattcaaGGAAAAGGCCAAGAATGTTGGTGCAGATCTCGTAAAGCAGGTTGCCAGTGCCACTAATACTGCTGCTGGAGATG GAACAACATGTGCAACTGTTGTCACCCAGGCGATACTCACAGAAGGATGCAAGTCTTTGGCTGCTGGAGTGAATGTGATGGATTTGCGCACTGGAATTAACATTGCAGTTGATGCTGTGATATCTGACTTGAAAAAGAGAGCACTGATGATAAGCACACCAGAAGAAATTACACAG GTTGGCACCATATCTGCGAATGGTGAACGAGAGATTGGAGAATTGATAGCAAGAGCAATGGAGAAAGTTGGAAAGGAAGGAGTTATTACTGTCTCT GATGGTAATACTATGGATAATGAACTGGAAGTGGTGGAAGGAATGAAGCTTTCCAGGGGCTATATTTCTCCTTATTTTGTCACTGATCAGAAGACTCAGAAGTGT GAGCTAGAAAATCCTCTGATCCTTATCCATGACAAGAAGATTTCAAATATCGAGTCCCTCGTGAATATATTGGAGTTGGCTTTAAAG AAAAAAAGACCACTTCTTATTGTAGCTGAAGATGTGGAGAGTGACGCACTAGCTATGCTCATTCTCAACAAGCATCATGCTGGACTCAAG GTTTGTGCTGTCAAAGCTCCTGGTTTTGGGGATAACAGAAGAGCAAATTTAGAGGATCTTGCCATTTTGACTGGCGGAGAG GTCATCTCTGAAGAGCGTGGTGTAACTCTTGACAAAGTCCAAGATGAAATGTTTGGTACTGCCAAAAAG GTCACTGTCTCGCTGGATGATACAATTATTCTACATGGTGGTGGGGACAAAAAGTTAATTGAAGAAAGATGTGAGCAG CTGAGGACAGCGATTGAGAAGAGTACAGCCGTGTTTGACAAGGAGAAATCTCAGGAAAGGCTTTCAAAGCTTTCTGGTGGTGTCGCTGTCTTTAAG GTTGGAGGTGCTAGTGAGGCGGAGGTTGGAGAAAGGAAAGATAGAGTAACTGATGCTCTAAATGCTACTAGAGCAGCCGTGGAAGAAGGAATTGTAGCAG GTGGTGGTGTTGCTCTATTGTATGCCTCAAAGATTCTGACAAGCCTTCAAACTGAAAATGAAGACCAGAAAAGGGGTGTCCAGATTATTCAGAATGCTCTCAAG GCACCTACATTAACAATAGCTTCGAATGCTGGTTTTGATGGCACTCTGGTTCTGGGAAAACTATTGGAGCAAGATGATCACAATTGGGGATTTGATGCTGCAAGAG GTGAATATGTTGACATGGTGAAGGTTGGAATTATTGATCCTCTCAAAGTTGTTAGAACGGCCTTGGTAGATGCTGCCAG TGTTTCTATGCTTTTGACAACAACAGAGGCAACTGTTGTGGACCATCAGGATGCTAAACAACCTCCTAGTCGTATGCCGGCAATGGATGATATGGGCTATTGA
- the LOC120007176 gene encoding glutathione S-transferase L3-like, whose protein sequence is MASADVSKVLPKPLDSSSPQPLHFDGTTRLYTSYSCPYAQRVWIIRDYKGLQEKIELVPLNLQDRPAWYKEKVYPVNKVPALEHNGKVIGESIDLLKYIDSNFEGPKLFPENPAKKEFGEELLSYTDKINKDVFTAFRGDPVKESAASFDFLEKALHKFEDGPFFLGQLSLVDIAYITFVERFDIVLKNAFNYDFTSGRPKLAVWFEELNKIDVYKQTKIDPKEFLEFYEKKLKA, encoded by the exons ATGGCTTCTGC AGATGTGAGCAAGGTTCTTCCTAAACCTTTGGATTCGTCTTCGCCACAGCCTCTCCACTTTGATGGAACTACAAG GTTGTATACCAGTTACTCGTGCCCGTATGCACAGCGAGTTTGGATAATCAGAGACTACAAA GGGTTGCAAGAGAAAATTGAGTTGGTTCCTCTAAACCTCCAAGACAGACCTGCTTGGTACAAGGAGAAAGTGTACCCTGTCAATAAG GTGCCAGCATTGGAACACAATGGAAAAGTCATTGGAGAGAGTATAGATTTGCTGAAATACATTGACAGCAATTTTGAAGGGCCTAAGCTCTTCCCTGAG AATCCTGCGAAGAAAGAGTTTGGGGAAGAGCTGTTATCCTACACtgataaaataaacaaagatgTGTTCACTGCATTCAGGGGAGACCCAGTAAAAGAATCTG CTGCTTCTTTCGATTTTTTGGAAAAGGCTCTTCACAAATTTGAGGATGGTCCATTCTTCCTTGGCCAATTGAGTCTG GTGGATATAGCCTACATAACATTTGTGGAGAGATTTGACATCGTGCTTAAAAATGCATTCAATTATGATTTTACTTCTGGGAGGCCTAAACTTGCTGTGTGGTTCGAG GAGTTGAACAAGATCGATGTCTACAAGCAAACAAAGATTGATCCAAAAGAGTTCCTTGAATTTTATGAGAAGAAGCTCAAGGCATGA
- the LOC120007166 gene encoding uncharacterized protein LOC120007166, giving the protein MKPSVECSLDDEDDDLLDAYMTSLENNVGGSIIGSGDGGSGDTSSDGSKYEGSDADGSGYEDSDVDGSGDNCNDVEGNEDDKSGDDGSGGDGLGDIGSDEDFKEVYESDNEDILLFEDDGDNGIRRSMVANPKFNHKVTSEKFMFELGMEFTDLKEFKNAIKSYAVDGGYQIHIARNEKTRCQAKCDVGCLWVIWCSQIKGESTYQIKTYVKQHMCNRRLENKQANSTWLAVRLVDKIRGEPKVSAADLVTYAKEHISLAISRTHAYRAKKKALDMIDGKHKEQYGQLRSYMSEVLRTNIGSTCNLLVDRDRLEDLAVFKRVYMCLAPLRNGFLAGCRPLIGLDGCFLKTVYGGQLLTAVAHDGANGIFPIAWAVVERENGDSWEWFLRKLLLDIGGFDRRRWCFISDRQKGLVSTIDKLEREVEQGIEHRFCVRHIYANFSKKWPGAHYRKLVYDCAKATTMQDFLSHMQKVKELDEEAWKYLDDIVPCLWTRAAFSTFSKNDAIVNNMSKSFNGKIVQIRGKPIITMLEELRADAMDRHVRLRIKMERKQGRLVPEVHDRLVKEFQKSRLWTAKWSGDSEQSVFQVSKKPEQYVVNVKQASCTCRSWDLSGIPCTHAVTAIGWLHKDPVDFVHEAYTRETYFRVYHHNVEPTNGENLWVATGGDTVIPPPMKVSVGRQQRRE; this is encoded by the exons ATGAAACCTTCCGTTGAATGTTCtcttgatgatgaggatgatgatctCCTTGATGCATATATGACATCCTTGGAAAACAATGTTGGAGGTTCTATTATTGGCAGTGGAGATGGTGGCAGTGGAGATACTAGCAGTGATGGGAGTAAATATGAGGGTAGTGATGCCGATGGGAGTGGGTATGAGGATAGTGATGTCGATGGGAGTGGAGATAATTGCAATGATGTTGAGGGGAATGAAGACGATAAAAGTGGGGATGATGGCAGTGGCGGTGATGGCTTGGGTGACATTGGCAGTGATGAAGATTTTAAAGAGGTCTATGAATCAGATAATGAGGACATACTGCTATTTGAAGATGATGGTGACAATGGCATTAGGAGAAGTATGGTTGCAAATCCAAAGTTCAATCATAAGGTTACTTCAGAAAagtttatgtttgaacttggaaTGGAATTTACTGATCTCAAAGAGTTTAAAAATGCTATCAAGAGCTATGCGGTTGATGGTGGGTACCAAATACATATAGCGAGGAATGAGAAGACAAGGTGTCAAGCAAAGTGTGATGTTGGATGCCTGTGGGTGATATGGTGCTCTCAAATCAAAGGGGAGAGTACTTACCAAATCAAGACATACGTTAAACAACATATGTGTAATCGGAGACTAGAAAACAAGCAAGCCAATAGCACATGGCTAGCGGTGAGATTGGTGGACAAGATAAGAGGGGAACCAAAAGTGAGTGCAGCTGATTTGGTCACATATGCAAAGGAACACATCTCTTTGGCAATTTCAAGGACACATGCATATAGAGCAAAGAAGAAAGCATTGGACATGATCGATGGGAAACATAAAGAACAGTATGGTCAATTGAGAAGTTACATGTCCGAGGTTTTAAGGACCAACATCGGTAGCACATGCAATTTACTTGTGGACAGGGATAGACTAGAAGACCTTGCAGTGTTCAAGCGGGTATATATGTGCCTTGCTCCGTTGAGGAATGGGTTCCTTGCTGGATGTAGGCCTTTGATTGGTCTAGACGGGTGTTTTTTGAAAACTGTTTATGGTGGTCAATTACTCACTGCAGTAGCACATGACGGTGCTAATGGGATTTTTCCCATAGCATGGGCGGTTGTCGAAAGGGAGAATGGAGATTCATGGGAATGGTTCTTAAGGAAGTTACTATTGGACATCGGAGGGTTCGATAGGAGGAGATGGTGCTTTATTTCTGATAGGCAGAAG GGATTGGTGTCAACCATTGATAAGCTTGAAAGAGAAGTGGAACAAGGCATTGAGCACCGATTCTGTGTGAGGCATATTTATGCCAACTTTAGCAAAAAATGGCCAGGAGCTCATTATAGAAAATTGGTATATGATTGTGCAAAGGCCacaacaatgcaagatttcctCTCACACATGCAGAAGGTAAAAGAGTTAGATGAAGAGGCTTGGAAGTATTTGGATGACATAGTTCCATGTTTGTGGACTAGGGCAGCTTTCTCCACATTTAGCAAGAATGATGCCATTGTGAATAACATGTCAAAGAGCTTCAATGGTAAGATTGTGCAAATTAGAGGCAAACCAATTATCACAATGTTAGAGGAGCTAAGAGCTGATGCAATGGATAGGCATGTTAGATTGAGGATAAAGATGGAAAGGAAACAAGGGAGACTTGTGCCAGAAGTGCACGATAGATTAGTTAAAGAGTTCCAGAAAAGTAGATTATGGACAGCAAAATGGTCTGGAGATTCAGAACAGTCAGTTTTTCAG GTGAGCAAAAAGCCAGAGCAATACGTTGTCAATGTAAAACAGGCATCATGTACTTGTAGGTCATGGGACTTATCTGGCATTCCATGCACTCATGCTGTCACTGCAATTGGATGGCTTCACAAAGATCCAGTAGACTTTGTGCATGAAGCATATACAAGGGAGACATATTTCAGGGTATACCATCACAATGTTGAACCAACAAATGGAGAGAACTTGTGGGTTGCCACTGGTGGTGATACCGTTATACCTCCTCCAATGAAAGTATCTGTCGGAAGACAACAAAGAAGAGAATGA
- the LOC120009920 gene encoding uncharacterized protein LOC120009920 — translation MKCLSKIASVLRKPLQCDKLTSSLSRLSYARVLVEVDLRVKCSGKPQFDPMHIEAEEEGWELIKGKKNSKLAKKQQLPPAEAHATTGSDGLNSPLKQHEIVNLLKKNKVDVCVLLETKLSSTKFAQLNKSRLKQWKFLANVDAASTARIVVFWNIFLFRRRLWEDLRKWFSTSPWIIMGDFNSILSEAEKHRGSPVSNYEVDDFRGCCSDLGYTGNHFTWSNGSIWSKIDRVLVNPFWFTLQMLSHVHFPPPGAFSDHSPATVQLGAMQLQGKRAFKFYNMWTAHKQFLELVGANWHLPVYGSIMFTLCKRLKHLKGHLKTLNRLHFSHISERVLRAAADLESHQIILQNDKDNPQLVLQEKHLRPKLINLKAAENMFFSQKLKSTFLKECDKGSSFFHALRSHRHRKNFIPAILCDNGTLATSVQQVGGEFVKYYQSLLGTAKVISPLDEDVVYSGPCLDDSSQAPLLATVTNTDIKMLCSSWSIVGEDLCAAIKDFFTSRDLLKQVNNVVIALIPKSANVVAVVDFRPISYCNVIYKVIAKVLVDRLSIALKSIISPSQNAFLGGRNMIDNINLVFPVHLVMKCVETTSFSMVVNGEVFGFFHGTRGVRFNFHPKCSPQRISHLAFADDILLVSRGDSLSVHFLYEQLLTFGRISGLGINDEKSTIYFGGVCDNTNSLILQEIGFREGVFPLKYLGVPLSPHRLFS, via the exons ATGAAATGTCTATCTAAGATAGCTAGTGTTCTGCGAAAACCTCTACAATGTGATAAGCTTACTTCCTCCTTATCTAGGTTATCTTATGCTAGGGTTCTTGTTGAAGTGGATCT AAGGGTAAAGTGTTCTGGAAAGCCACAATTTGATCCTATGCATATTGAAGCTGAAGAGGAGGGTTGGGAATTAATTAAAGGTAAGAAGAACTCCAAGTTGGCCAAGAAGCAGCAGCTGCCCCCAGCTGAAGCTCATGCTACAACTGGTTCTGATG GGCTTAACAGCCCTCTAAAGCAGCATGAGATAGTCAATCTCCTGAAAAAGAATAAAGTGGATGTTTGTGTTCTTTTGGAAACCAAGCTGAGTTCCACCAAGTTTGCTCAGCTTAATAAGTCTAGGTTGAAGCAGTGGAAGTTTCTGGCTAATGTGGATGCTGCTAGCACAGCTAGGATTGTGGTGTTCTGGAATATTTTTCTGTTCAG GAGAAGGTTATGGGAGGATTTGAGGAAGTGGTTCTCTACTTCTCCTTGGATCATTATGGGGGATTTTAACTCTATTCTGTCTGAAGCTGAAAAGCATAGAGGGAGTCCAGTCTCTAATTATGAAGTTGATGATTTCAGAGGGTGTTGCTCTGATCTTGGCTACACTGGCAATCACTTTACTTGGTCCAATGGTAGTATTTGGAGCAAAATTGATAGGGTTTTGGTAAATCCTTTTTGGTTCACATTGCAGATGCTAAGCCATGTTCATTTCCCTCCTCCTGGTGCTTTTTCTGATCATTCTCCTGCTACTGTTCAGTTGGGGGCCATGCAATTGCAGGGTAAGAGGGCTTTCAAATTCTATAACATGTGGACTGCTCATAAACAGTTTTTGGAGTTGGTTGGGGCAAATTGGCATCTTCCTGTTTATGGTTCTATAATGTTTACTTTGTGTAAAAGACTTAAGCATCTAAAAGGTCATTTGAAAACCTTGAATAGGTTGCATTTCAGTCACATCTCTGAAAGAGTTCTCAGAGCTGCTGCTGATCTGGAATCTCATCAGATCATTTTACAGAATGATAAAGACAATCCTCAGCTTGTGTTGCAGGAGAAGCATCTGAGGCCAAAGCTTATCAATCTCAAGGCTGCTGAAAACATGTTCTTTAGTCAAAAACTTAAGTCCACTTTCCTAAAGGAGTGTGACAAAGGTTCCAGTTTCTTTCATGCTCTTAGGAGCCACAGGCATAGAAAAAATTTCATCCCTGCTATTCTCTGTGACAATGGCACTCTGGCTACCTCTGTGCAGCAAGTTGGTGGTGAATTTGTCAAATACTATCAGTCTCTCTTGGGCACTGCTAAGGTTATCTCCCCTCTGGATGAAGATGTTGTTTATAGTGGCCCCTGTCTTGATGATTCTTCTCAGGCACCCCTTCTAGCTACTGTTACAAATACTGATATAAAAATGCTATGTTCA TCTTGGAGTATAGTTGGTGAGGATTTATGTGCTGCCATTAAGGATTTTTTCACCTCTAGGGATCTTCTAAAGCAGGTTAATAATGTTGTCATTGCTTTGATCCCAAAGTCTGCTAATGTTGTTGCTGTGGTTGATTTTAGGCCTATTTCCTATTGTAATGTGATTTACAAGGTCATTGCTAAAGTCCTTGTTGATAGGTTGTccattgctcttaaaagtatcaTCAGCCCTTCTCAAAATGCTTTCTTGGGGGGGAGGAACATGATTGATAATATCAATCTTGT GTTTCCTGTTCACTTAGTCATGAAGTGTGTGGAGACAACTTCTTTTTCTATGGTTGTTAATGGAGAGGTCTTTGGCTTCTTCCATGGCACGAGAGGGGTGAG GTTCAATTTTCATCCTAAATGCAGTCCTCAAAGAATTAGTCATCTGGCTTTTGCAGATGATATTCTTCTGGTTTCTAGGGGAGATAGCCTTTCTGTGCATTTTTTATATGAGCAACTACTAACGTTTGGTAGAATATCTGGACTGGGAATCAATGATGAGAAGTCTACCATTTATTTTGGTGGAGTTTGTGATAATACTAATAGCTTAATTCTGCAAGAGATTGGCTTCAGAGAGGGAGTTTTCCCTTTAAAGTATTTGGGTGTTCCTCTTAGCCCCCACAGACTATTTAGCTAG